Proteins from a genomic interval of Enterococcus faecium:
- a CDS encoding DUF5348 domain-containing protein, giving the protein MKVEEGQREKLKTEMERLHTYITQLSQTFYDPDKEKVMVNYPNNSEGRQLEQVYHEVFKHLLTVKKELDYYSLPIIDTGILKYDGKKERFIFKSVREDLPLSAGMDLEVLVEDYFTEEKHWVRTKLDYLPQAAGGTQASGWYITEDKELELEGVMARIRKKN; this is encoded by the coding sequence ATGAAGGTAGAAGAAGGTCAAAGAGAAAAGTTAAAAACAGAAATGGAAAGATTACATACTTATATCACTCAACTAAGCCAAACCTTCTATGATCCAGACAAAGAAAAAGTGATGGTTAATTACCCGAACAATTCAGAAGGTCGCCAATTAGAGCAAGTGTACCATGAAGTTTTCAAACATTTATTGACGGTGAAGAAAGAGCTGGATTATTATTCTTTACCGATTATCGATACAGGAATATTGAAGTATGATGGGAAGAAGGAACGATTTATCTTTAAATCTGTTCGGGAAGATTTGCCTCTTTCAGCAGGGATGGATCTAGAGGTCTTGGTAGAAGACTATTTTACAGAAGAAAAGCACTGGGTTCGAACAAAATTGGATTATTTACCGCAGGCAGCCGGAGGGACACAGGCAAGCGGTTGGTACATCACTGAAGACAAAGAGTTAGAACTAGAAGGTGTAATGGCGCGTATTCGAAAAAAAAATTAA
- a CDS encoding ATP-binding cassette domain-containing protein, whose amino-acid sequence MLQLKDIKKYYKVGETTTKALDGVSVAFRQKEFVAILGPSGSGKTTMLNVIGGLDNYDSGDMVINGKSTKDFKDSDWDAYRNNSIGFIFQSYNLIGHLGIIENVELGMTLSGVSKDEKRKRAEDALHRVGLTDHMHKKPNQLSGGQMQRVAIARALANDPDILLCDEPTGALDTETSIQIMELIQELSKEKLVIMVTHNPELAHQYADRIIEFSDGKILTDSHPHIERPKDDQFNLRRTKMSFWTALKLSFNNIRTKKGRTFLTSFASSIGIIGIAIVLSLSSGFQKQIDNTQAETMAKFPITISKVTTNQTRDDAGLGASKADYPDSKTITAKVSEEDKAQHTNKIDQTYVDYVTDIDPNLSNNIGFTRTTGINLLRDVNGKVQPVSFSNQNPDTESLSLSSTMSAMTGVGVSSFPTQLDTSKENFLKDNYSLLAGSYPASATDVVLIVDGNNNTNINALKNLGFDVKEDEKLDFDDIVGTTFKLVNNNTYYTKLPTGNFIPNTDYDAMYQNASDELKISGILRVKSSSTMNLLSPGIAYSDQLTTQIVNENKESEIVKAQRDSGVNVLTTEKVDENAKQTLLSYLGGDSLPSSIMIYPNNFEDKEKILDYLDDYNKGKSDEDKIIYTDLAGTMTELTGGLMDAITYVLIAFAGISLVTSMIMISIITYTSVIERTKEIGVLKALGARKKDITRVFDAETCILGISSGILGVFIAWLATFPINSILYNMTDLKNVAQLNPVHAIILVIVSTILTMLGGHLPARMAAKKDAAIALRAE is encoded by the coding sequence ATGCTTCAATTAAAAGATATAAAAAAATATTATAAAGTCGGCGAAACCACCACCAAAGCATTGGATGGTGTGTCTGTCGCTTTCAGACAAAAAGAATTCGTAGCGATTTTAGGTCCTAGTGGTTCTGGTAAAACGACTATGCTGAATGTGATTGGTGGACTAGATAATTATGATTCCGGTGATATGGTAATCAACGGAAAGTCTACTAAAGACTTTAAGGACAGTGACTGGGATGCCTACCGAAACAACTCTATCGGTTTCATTTTTCAAAGTTACAACTTGATTGGTCATCTAGGCATTATTGAAAACGTTGAACTTGGGATGACATTAAGTGGTGTTTCTAAAGACGAAAAACGAAAACGGGCAGAAGATGCATTGCACCGAGTCGGCTTGACAGATCATATGCATAAAAAGCCAAATCAGTTATCTGGTGGACAAATGCAGCGAGTGGCCATCGCTCGAGCACTAGCCAATGACCCAGATATCCTTTTGTGCGATGAACCAACCGGAGCGTTAGATACAGAAACAAGTATCCAGATCATGGAATTGATCCAAGAGTTATCGAAAGAAAAATTAGTGATCATGGTCACACATAATCCTGAACTGGCCCATCAATACGCAGATCGGATCATTGAATTTTCTGATGGTAAGATCTTAACAGATTCCCATCCTCACATCGAACGACCAAAAGATGATCAATTTAACTTACGCAGAACAAAGATGAGTTTTTGGACAGCGTTAAAGCTTTCCTTCAACAATATCCGAACAAAAAAAGGACGTACTTTCTTGACCTCCTTTGCTTCCAGTATTGGGATCATCGGAATCGCGATCGTTCTGTCCCTTTCTTCTGGATTCCAAAAACAAATCGATAACACGCAAGCTGAAACGATGGCGAAATTTCCGATTACTATTTCTAAGGTAACGACTAACCAGACTCGTGACGATGCCGGATTGGGTGCAAGCAAAGCGGATTATCCAGACAGCAAAACGATTACTGCAAAAGTCAGCGAAGAAGATAAAGCACAGCACACGAATAAGATTGATCAAACATACGTCGATTACGTAACAGACATCGATCCTAACTTAAGTAATAATATCGGATTTACCCGTACTACAGGAATCAATCTTTTACGTGATGTAAATGGCAAAGTACAGCCTGTCAGCTTCTCGAATCAAAATCCTGATACGGAATCTCTTTCTTTATCTAGTACGATGTCAGCAATGACAGGTGTGGGAGTGTCAAGTTTCCCTACACAGCTTGACACTAGCAAAGAAAACTTTTTAAAAGACAATTATTCTTTACTTGCCGGAAGTTATCCAGCCTCAGCAACAGATGTCGTGCTGATCGTAGACGGCAATAATAATACTAATATCAACGCATTGAAGAATCTTGGATTTGATGTGAAAGAAGACGAAAAACTTGATTTTGATGATATCGTTGGTACAACATTCAAATTAGTAAACAACAATACTTACTATACAAAACTTCCAACTGGGAATTTTATCCCTAATACAGATTATGATGCGATGTATCAGAATGCTTCTGATGAATTGAAGATCTCGGGGATCCTACGCGTGAAATCTTCTTCTACAATGAATCTCTTATCTCCAGGAATCGCTTATAGCGATCAATTAACGACTCAAATCGTCAACGAAAACAAAGAATCAGAAATCGTCAAAGCTCAAAGAGACAGTGGTGTAAATGTCTTAACTACTGAAAAAGTTGACGAAAATGCCAAACAAACATTGCTTAGTTATTTAGGTGGAGACAGCTTGCCTTCAAGTATCATGATTTATCCGAACAATTTTGAAGACAAAGAAAAGATCTTGGATTATCTAGATGATTACAATAAAGGCAAATCAGATGAAGATAAAATCATTTATACTGATTTAGCTGGAACGATGACTGAACTGACTGGCGGATTGATGGATGCTATCACTTATGTCCTTATTGCTTTTGCAGGGATCTCTTTAGTAACAAGTATGATCATGATCAGTATCATTACTTATACATCTGTGATTGAACGGACAAAAGAAATCGGTGTACTAAAAGCTTTAGGTGCACGTAAAAAAGACATCACTCGCGTATTTGACGCAGAAACGTGTATTTTAGGTATTTCTTCTGGGATATTAGGTGTGTTTATTGCATGGCTAGCTACGTTCCCTATCAATAGCATCTTATACAACATGACGGATCTAAAAAATGTTGCTCAACTAAATCCTGTCCATGCGATTATTCTAGTGATCGTCTCTACTATATTGACGATGCTTGGCGGTCATCTTCCTGCACGAATGGCAGCGAAAAAAGACGCCGCTATCGCTTTGCGTGCAGAATAA
- a CDS encoding PadR family transcriptional regulator, with product MHIQIPTVLLDGTVLAALSKEDMYGYALTKIVQESLSVSESTLYPVLRRLKKEGYLETYDEPFEGRNRRYYSLTPMGSRHLEEIIDEWIVFRDSLDRLLEESTNE from the coding sequence ATGCACATCCAGATTCCAACTGTTCTTCTTGATGGTACTGTGCTAGCAGCATTAAGCAAGGAAGATATGTATGGGTATGCCTTAACAAAAATCGTACAAGAAAGTCTCTCTGTCAGTGAATCTACACTATATCCGGTTTTGAGAAGATTGAAAAAAGAAGGATATCTTGAGACCTATGATGAACCTTTTGAAGGCAGAAACCGTCGATATTACTCGTTGACACCAATGGGAAGTCGTCATTTAGAAGAAATTATTGATGAATGGATTGTTTTTCGAGATTCTTTAGACCGGTTATTGGAGGAGAGCACAAATGAATGA
- a CDS encoding LysR family transcriptional regulator, with the protein MDIHKFEVFLDLAETMNFTKTADRQFTTQGNISKQILSLETELDVKLFERAHRKIELTEAGSLLLPYVKNVVEQYHAMQEVLETYTKDNNLSLNILTIPTMINYKGFSKITEFLKRHPEFTVQLKEVESVELTYNDANEHSDTIHFARSFQAPPSSIEWLPTETDDFVAVLPKNHPLASKKKLDLSELKKENFLLLGPTTNLYQPVLDLCREAGFEPKISYKGARIDLIINMIANDMGIAIVMEKTVKNLLKENTVILPISPTTESYLAFTRKVGEHSLASDTFWEYLNQEEN; encoded by the coding sequence ATGGATATCCATAAATTCGAAGTTTTTCTTGATTTAGCCGAAACAATGAATTTCACCAAAACTGCTGATCGACAATTCACCACCCAAGGAAATATTTCTAAACAGATTCTTTCGTTAGAAACAGAATTAGACGTCAAATTATTCGAACGCGCCCATAGAAAAATCGAATTGACCGAAGCTGGAAGCTTATTGCTCCCATATGTAAAAAATGTCGTAGAACAATACCATGCTATGCAAGAAGTGCTTGAAACCTATACGAAAGACAACAATCTTTCATTAAATATCTTAACGATACCGACAATGATCAATTATAAAGGTTTTTCCAAAATCACCGAGTTTTTGAAACGCCATCCTGAATTTACAGTCCAGTTGAAAGAAGTGGAAAGTGTCGAATTAACTTACAATGACGCCAATGAACATAGTGACACGATCCACTTTGCTAGAAGTTTCCAGGCCCCACCAAGTTCGATTGAGTGGTTGCCTACTGAAACAGACGATTTTGTAGCAGTTCTACCTAAAAATCATCCTTTAGCTAGTAAAAAGAAATTGGATCTAAGCGAACTGAAAAAGGAGAACTTTTTGCTCCTTGGCCCCACTACGAACTTGTATCAACCTGTACTAGATCTGTGTCGCGAAGCTGGATTTGAACCAAAAATCTCTTATAAAGGAGCAAGAATCGACTTGATCATCAATATGATTGCAAATGACATGGGGATTGCTATTGTTATGGAAAAAACAGTCAAGAATCTATTAAAAGAAAATACTGTGATTCTCCCTATTTCTCCAACAACAGAGAGTTATCTTGCATTTACTCGTAAAGTCGGTGAGCATTCTTTGGCTTCAGATACATTTTGGGAGTATTTAAATCAAGAAGAAAACTAA
- a CDS encoding HAMP domain-containing sensor histidine kinase: protein MKKKLFSQLWIYFASIVFISILVTLLCFLGFIFLLSRHSISPAESAGKPTLYPLFVFAGFSMVVGTGISIFVGRRILHPISALGTNMSLVATGDFSIRMDEQQKVAEVQQLYKDFNVMVQELNSIETLRNDFVSSVSHEFKTPLATIQGYVQLLQAPNLSDEERQIFLYRIIESITQLSQLTENILKLNKLENQRIQLEKKEYRLDEQIREVIVFLQPKWEKEQLELDIELAAVNYTGNEEFLYQVWLNIMDNAIKYNQINGQIHIKLFETATEIVLEVTDSGVGMNEETRDRMFEKFYQGDTSRQISGNGLGLSLVKKILELHDGRIDYSSIEGVGTTAMIRLSKQ, encoded by the coding sequence ATGAAAAAAAAGCTATTTTCACAATTATGGATCTATTTTGCTAGTATTGTCTTCATTTCGATCTTAGTGACACTGCTGTGTTTTCTCGGTTTTATTTTCTTATTGTCTCGACATTCTATCTCGCCTGCTGAATCGGCTGGAAAACCAACGTTATACCCGTTATTCGTCTTTGCGGGGTTCAGTATGGTCGTGGGTACAGGAATATCGATTTTTGTTGGGCGGCGTATCCTGCATCCAATCAGTGCGCTAGGGACAAATATGAGTCTGGTAGCAACGGGAGATTTTTCGATTCGAATGGATGAACAGCAGAAAGTAGCAGAAGTACAGCAACTGTATAAAGATTTCAACGTTATGGTCCAAGAACTCAATAGTATCGAGACACTGAGGAATGACTTTGTGTCCAGTGTATCCCATGAATTCAAAACACCACTAGCAACAATCCAAGGATATGTTCAATTGTTACAAGCCCCAAATCTCTCTGACGAAGAACGCCAAATATTTTTATATCGGATTATCGAAAGTATCACGCAGCTTTCACAATTAACAGAGAACATCTTAAAATTGAACAAACTGGAAAACCAGCGTATCCAACTGGAAAAGAAAGAGTATCGATTAGATGAACAAATCAGAGAAGTAATCGTTTTTTTGCAGCCTAAATGGGAGAAAGAACAGCTAGAATTGGATATCGAACTTGCTGCAGTAAATTACACAGGCAATGAAGAGTTTTTGTACCAAGTGTGGCTGAATATCATGGATAACGCCATAAAGTACAATCAAATCAATGGACAGATTCATATCAAACTATTTGAGACAGCCACAGAGATTGTACTGGAAGTGACCGATTCAGGTGTAGGAATGAATGAAGAGACCAGAGATCGAATGTTTGAAAAATTTTATCAAGGAGATACAAGTCGTCAAATTTCTGGGAATGGGCTAGGACTTTCACTGGTTAAAAAAATTCTAGAACTGCATGATGGACGTATTGATTATAGCAGTATCGAAGGAGTAGGAACGACAGCAATGATACGGTTAAGTAAACAATAG
- a CDS encoding YxeA family protein — protein MKKLLIGLLVFIVVVLAGVKIADYVVMGGEEYYVQITTDGTKTVSKSDSGQETVNYRYILPGYTKEGKEKELDFKGQLTRPLRKGAYLKITWNKNKGVTSYEEVEKKDVPKTALEKLIKG, from the coding sequence GTGAAAAAACTTCTGATCGGTCTACTTGTTTTCATCGTTGTGGTACTTGCAGGGGTGAAAATCGCAGATTACGTAGTTATGGGTGGAGAAGAATACTATGTACAAATTACGACAGATGGTACAAAAACAGTTTCAAAATCAGACTCTGGACAAGAAACAGTCAACTATAGATATATCCTGCCTGGCTATACGAAAGAGGGTAAGGAAAAAGAACTGGACTTCAAGGGACAATTGACTCGACCGCTTCGTAAAGGAGCATATTTAAAAATCACCTGGAACAAAAATAAAGGTGTCACTTCGTATGAAGAAGTCGAAAAAAAAGACGTGCCGAAAACAGCACTGGAAAAACTAATTAAAGGGTAG
- a CDS encoding response regulator transcription factor: MNRILVVEDDPQLQLLYRSVLERAGFSVITALNGEDALKKLEATRIELIITDIMMPKMDGYDLLDSLRSTRFDTPVLMITAKADFEDKKRGFKLGADDYMTKPIDVNEMILRVEALLRRSKINYSSSLIIGQTKLELDAYTVLQDQHSLILPQKEFLLLYKLLSYPNKIFTRQQLMDDIWGLDTNTEERTIDVHIKRLRTRFEKTEDFQIITVRGLGYKAVI, encoded by the coding sequence ATGAATCGTATTTTAGTAGTAGAAGATGATCCGCAATTACAGTTGCTTTACCGTTCTGTGTTGGAACGAGCGGGCTTTTCAGTCATCACCGCATTGAATGGAGAGGATGCGCTGAAAAAACTAGAAGCGACACGTATAGAATTAATCATTACAGATATCATGATGCCGAAAATGGATGGCTATGACTTGCTAGACTCATTACGTAGCACCAGATTTGACACACCTGTTCTAATGATTACGGCAAAGGCCGATTTTGAGGATAAGAAACGCGGGTTCAAATTAGGAGCAGATGATTATATGACAAAACCCATCGATGTCAATGAGATGATCCTACGTGTGGAAGCATTGCTTCGACGTTCAAAGATCAATTACAGCAGTAGCTTGATAATCGGACAAACAAAATTAGAGCTAGATGCTTATACAGTGTTACAAGATCAGCATTCGTTGATTCTGCCTCAAAAAGAATTTCTGCTTCTGTATAAATTACTGTCTTATCCCAACAAGATCTTCACTCGCCAACAGTTGATGGATGATATTTGGGGATTAGATACGAATACAGAAGAACGAACGATCGATGTACATATCAAACGTTTAAGGACCCGTTTTGAAAAGACGGAAGATTTTCAAATCATCACAGTACGGGGACTAGGCTATAAGGCGGTTATTTAA
- a CDS encoding DUF4097 family beta strand repeat-containing protein yields the protein MLTGGLLAGATYTLGAQKSLTWDNGPRLIDMVTETKKIKDANKIVIHAENQTVSVIRGLDFEIKTTYDKTEKPEIKEKNGVLTVNAVKKSTGAIISLEDTSAQITIVVPADHELSELTIEGNNSAIDINEVSIKKVNTKTHDGWVSFNEFTGGTITAKDELGSLRLDEANVDNLIVTGENSNFHLEDSLISKEGKVILNGGNLSLHEMENSGYTIQTSGESYIEKDYQPITNTLLEQGQKKLKITAKDTSINITTDQEDNETD from the coding sequence ATGCTTACTGGTGGCCTCCTAGCAGGTGCAACTTATACATTAGGCGCTCAAAAGAGTCTGACTTGGGATAATGGTCCTCGGTTGATCGATATGGTTACTGAGACAAAAAAAATCAAGGATGCAAACAAAATCGTCATCCATGCAGAAAATCAAACAGTTTCGGTCATACGCGGATTGGATTTTGAGATAAAAACGACTTATGATAAGACAGAAAAGCCAGAAATAAAGGAGAAAAATGGCGTGTTGACTGTGAATGCAGTCAAAAAATCAACAGGTGCAATCATTAGTTTAGAAGACACAAGTGCACAAATCACTATTGTTGTCCCTGCAGATCATGAATTATCTGAATTGACAATCGAAGGGAATAATAGTGCAATTGATATCAACGAAGTATCAATCAAAAAAGTGAATACTAAGACACATGATGGCTGGGTATCGTTCAATGAATTTACAGGAGGAACAATAACTGCGAAAGATGAATTAGGCTCACTTCGATTAGATGAGGCCAATGTGGATAACTTGATCGTCACAGGTGAAAACAGCAACTTCCATCTAGAAGACAGTTTGATCAGCAAAGAAGGAAAAGTCATCCTAAACGGTGGCAATTTATCTTTGCATGAGATGGAAAACAGTGGCTATACTATCCAAACGTCTGGTGAATCTTATATTGAAAAAGACTACCAGCCAATAACAAATACTTTGTTAGAACAAGGACAGAAAAAGCTAAAGATCACTGCTAAAGACACATCGATCAATATTACGACGGATCAAGAGGACAATGAAACAGATTGA
- a CDS encoding ABC transporter ATP-binding protein, translating into MNKIVEVQNVTKVYGKNNEKKTQALSGISFDVEKGEFIGIMGASGSGKSTLLNILSTLDKPTDGHIRINQKDVTTLKGNQLADFRANEIGFIFQDFNLLESLTAQENIAVPLSLQGVRPKEIKQRVQKIAERLSISHILESYPSEISGGQKQRVAAARALITQPTILLGDEPTGALDSKSARDLLDTMDELNTKDHVSILLVTHDPFSASYCQRILFIKDGGIHQEVKRGDQSRDSFYREILSILGNLEQ; encoded by the coding sequence ATGAACAAAATAGTCGAAGTACAGAATGTAACAAAAGTATACGGAAAAAACAATGAGAAAAAGACGCAAGCATTAAGCGGCATCAGCTTCGATGTAGAAAAAGGCGAATTTATTGGGATCATGGGCGCTTCTGGTTCTGGTAAGTCGACACTTTTGAATATTTTATCCACATTAGATAAACCAACAGATGGGCATATCCGAATCAATCAAAAAGATGTGACCACATTAAAAGGAAATCAACTAGCAGATTTTCGTGCGAATGAGATTGGCTTTATTTTCCAAGATTTCAATTTATTAGAAAGCTTGACAGCACAAGAAAATATCGCTGTTCCTCTTTCTTTACAAGGCGTCAGACCAAAAGAAATCAAGCAACGTGTCCAAAAAATTGCAGAACGTTTATCCATCTCTCATATTTTGGAAAGCTATCCTTCTGAGATTTCCGGTGGACAAAAACAACGGGTCGCCGCCGCACGTGCATTGATCACACAACCAACGATTCTATTAGGGGATGAGCCTACAGGTGCGCTGGATTCCAAAAGTGCCCGGGATCTTTTAGATACGATGGACGAATTGAATACAAAAGATCATGTATCGATTCTTCTTGTGACGCATGATCCGTTTTCTGCAAGTTATTGCCAACGTATTTTATTCATCAAGGATGGCGGTATCCATCAAGAAGTGAAACGTGGAGATCAAAGCCGTGATTCCTTCTATCGAGAAATACTATCTATTCTTGGAAACTTGGAACAGTAG
- a CDS encoding DUF1700 domain-containing protein, with product MNEYLNEVVDHLQEIPEDDRFDLIQYYEEYFLDSGKTLDQIIDEYGTPKQFALKLKISYFSEEEQAENELVKNPKRQIRLIWLIIIGLFASPVLIPLALGFILVIGGLLVALLALIFSIYVLCISILGVGLFMIISGISVFGQSILSGLFFIGVGLFATGSAVFISPLLLKGTKGLFYVMMNFVKWMGRRFITKRDLHSAGV from the coding sequence ATGAATGAATATTTGAATGAAGTTGTGGATCATCTTCAAGAAATTCCTGAAGACGATCGTTTTGATTTGATCCAGTATTATGAGGAATATTTTTTAGATTCTGGAAAAACATTAGATCAGATCATTGATGAATATGGTACACCAAAGCAGTTTGCCTTAAAATTAAAAATCAGTTACTTTTCAGAAGAAGAACAAGCAGAAAACGAGTTAGTGAAAAATCCAAAAAGACAAATTCGCCTGATTTGGTTAATCATTATCGGTTTATTTGCTTCTCCTGTCCTCATTCCACTAGCACTGGGGTTTATATTGGTTATTGGGGGACTATTGGTTGCTTTACTAGCGCTCATTTTTAGTATCTATGTTTTATGTATCAGTATCTTAGGTGTTGGCCTATTCATGATCATCTCAGGAATCAGTGTGTTTGGACAATCGATTCTGAGTGGATTATTCTTTATCGGTGTCGGTCTGTTCGCCACAGGAAGCGCAGTATTTATTTCGCCACTGTTGCTGAAAGGAACAAAAGGGCTTTTTTATGTCATGATGAACTTTGTTAAATGGATGGGACGACGTTTTATTACAAAAAGAGATCTGCATTCAGCGGGCGTTTGA
- a CDS encoding SPFH domain-containing protein: MREKRAFYINGYAGIVGLVVLALVGLFFFYLGMWQAKVWALFLSIFLWLITLLLLSSATVVSPNQAKVILFFGQYLGTIRENGFFLTIPLAQKMTVSLKVRNFNSSVLKVNDLDGNPIEISAVVVFKVVDTAKALFDVAYYQDFVEIQSETAIRHIASQYPYDTFNENDLTLRGNTTAVSDELQKELQERLAVAGVEVIETRLNHLAYATEIASAMLQRQQAKAILSARQTIVEGAVTITQMALEQIEDGQEINFTDDRKVQLINNLLVSIITDKGTQPVINTGDMKDRK, encoded by the coding sequence ATGAGAGAAAAAAGAGCATTTTATATCAATGGTTATGCAGGGATTGTCGGATTGGTCGTATTAGCTTTAGTTGGATTGTTTTTCTTCTATTTAGGTATGTGGCAAGCGAAAGTTTGGGCACTTTTTTTAAGTATTTTTCTTTGGTTGATCACGTTATTGTTGTTAAGTTCGGCAACTGTAGTCAGTCCTAATCAAGCAAAAGTAATTTTGTTTTTTGGACAATATTTAGGTACGATTCGAGAAAATGGCTTTTTCCTTACGATACCTTTGGCACAAAAAATGACTGTTTCGTTGAAAGTTCGGAATTTCAATAGTTCTGTTTTAAAAGTCAATGATTTGGATGGAAACCCCATCGAAATCTCAGCAGTAGTAGTCTTTAAAGTCGTTGATACAGCAAAGGCATTATTCGATGTAGCGTATTATCAAGATTTTGTAGAAATCCAAAGTGAGACAGCCATTCGGCATATCGCTAGCCAATACCCGTATGATACATTCAATGAGAATGATTTGACGCTTCGAGGAAACACGACGGCAGTGTCTGACGAGTTGCAAAAAGAGCTGCAAGAGCGTTTAGCAGTAGCAGGTGTCGAAGTAATCGAAACACGCTTGAACCATTTAGCCTATGCAACAGAAATCGCTAGTGCCATGCTCCAACGTCAACAAGCAAAAGCCATTTTGTCTGCTCGACAAACCATTGTTGAAGGAGCTGTCACAATCACTCAAATGGCCTTAGAGCAAATCGAAGATGGACAAGAAATCAATTTCACCGATGATCGGAAAGTCCAATTGATCAATAATTTACTTGTCTCAATCATTACAGACAAAGGAACGCAACCTGTTATCAATACAGGCGACATGAAAGACCGTAAGTGA
- a CDS encoding DUF554 domain-containing protein: MPTGVLINVGSVLLGGLIGGLVGNKLSEHFKAQLTMVFGVCSMGMGIYSIAPMKNMPAVIFALVIGTAIGLIVHLGNGINKGAALMQVPISKIFPSEKLGMTHDEFISTLVTVIVLFCASGTGIYGSLDSGMTGDSTILISKSVLDFFTAAIFACNLGYVVSVIAIPQFIIFYILFLLAKFIYPLTTPDMILDFKACGGFLMVATGFRMINVKMFPVADMIPAMIVIMPLSWMWTNWIMPLL, from the coding sequence ATGCCAACTGGAGTTTTGATCAATGTAGGTTCCGTTTTGCTTGGCGGACTAATTGGCGGATTAGTAGGAAATAAATTAAGTGAACATTTTAAAGCACAGCTGACGATGGTTTTTGGTGTGTGTTCGATGGGGATGGGAATCTATTCCATTGCGCCGATGAAAAATATGCCGGCTGTTATTTTTGCTTTAGTGATAGGAACAGCGATTGGTCTGATTGTTCATTTAGGTAATGGGATAAATAAGGGGGCTGCGCTGATGCAAGTACCTATTTCTAAAATCTTCCCTAGTGAAAAGCTTGGTATGACCCACGATGAATTTATCAGCACATTAGTGACGGTCATTGTTCTATTTTGTGCAAGTGGTACGGGGATCTATGGAAGTTTAGATTCTGGGATGACAGGAGACAGTACGATTTTGATTTCTAAATCTGTCCTTGATTTTTTCACAGCAGCTATTTTTGCGTGTAATTTAGGGTATGTCGTTTCTGTGATAGCAATTCCCCAATTCATTATTTTTTATATTTTGTTCTTATTGGCAAAATTTATTTATCCATTGACTACACCAGACATGATCTTAGATTTTAAAGCTTGCGGCGGATTCTTGATGGTCGCTACCGGTTTTAGAATGATCAACGTGAAAATGTTCCCAGTAGCTGACATGATACCTGCAATGATCGTTATCATGCCACTGAGCTGGATGTGGACAAATTGGATTATGCCACTGTTATAA